A region of Enoplosus armatus isolate fEnoArm2 chromosome 14, fEnoArm2.hap1, whole genome shotgun sequence DNA encodes the following proteins:
- the LOC139295967 gene encoding glutamine synthetase isoform X1: protein MATSASATLSKAVKQQYMDLPQGDKVQAMYIWIDGTGEGLRCKTRTLDFEPKSIEDLPEWNFDGSSTYQAEGSNSDMYLIPAAMFRDPFRKDPNKLVLCEVQKYNGKSAETNLRITCKKVMEMVEDQHPWFGMEQEYTILGTDGHPFGWPSNGFPGPQGPYYCGVGADKAYGRDIVEAHYRACLYAGVQICGTNAEVMPAQWEFQVGPCEGINMGDHLWVARFLLHRVCEDFGVVASFDPKPIPGNWNGAGCHTNFSTKEMREDGGLKAIEDSIEKLGKRHSYHIRAYDPKGGLDNARRLTGHHETSNINEFSAGVANRGASIRIPRNVGQEKKGYFEDRRPSANCDPYGVTEALIRTCLLNEEGDEPADY, encoded by the exons ATGGCCACGTCCGCCAGCGCCACATTGAGTAAAGCTGTCAAGCAGCAGTACATGGATCTCCCTCAGGGGGATAAAGTCCAAGCCATGTATATTTGGATTGATGGAACCGGAGAGGGGCTCCGGTGCAAAACCAGGACGCTGGATTTTGAGCCCAAGAGCATCGAAG aTCTGCCTGAGTGGAACTTTGATGGCTCCAGCACCTACCAGGCTGAGGGCTCCAACAGCGACATGTACCTGATTCCTGCTGCCATGTTCCGTGATCCATTCCGTAAAGACCCCAACAAGCTGGTCCTGTGTGAAGTGCAGAAGTACAACGGTAAATCTGCAG AAACCAACCTCCGAATCACATGCAAGAAGGTGATGGAGATGGTGGAGGACCAGCATCCCTGGTTTGGCATGGAGCAGGAGTACACCATCCTGGGCACAGACGGACACCCTTTTGGCTGGCCATCTAATGGTTTCCCTGGACCACAAG GTCCATATTACTGTGGCGTGGGAGCTGACAAAGCCTATGGCAGAGATATAGTGGAGGCCCATTACAGAGCTTGTCTGTATGCTGGAGTCCAGATTTGTGGCACAAATGCAGAAGTGATGCCTGCACAg tgggaGTTCCAGGTTGGACCTTGTGAAGGGATCAACATGGGTGATCATCTGTGGGTGGCGCGCTTCCTCCTGCACCGTGTCTGTGAAGACTTTGGTGTTGTTGCCTCATTTGACCCCAAGCCAATCCCTGGTAACTGGAACGGTGCCGGCTGCCATACAAACTTTAGCACAAAGGAGATGCGGGAAGATGGTGGCTTAAA AGCCATTGAAGACTCCATTGAGAAGCTTGGGAAGAGGCACAGCTATCACATTCGTGCCTATGACCCCAAAGGGGGGCTCGACAACGCCCGCCGTCTCACCGGCCACCATGAAACCTCAAACATCAACGAATTCTCCGCGGGTGTGGCCAACCGCGGCGCCAGCATCCGCATTCCTCGCAACGTCGGCCAGGAGAAGAAGGGCTACTTTGAGGACCGCCGTCCGTCTGCCAACTGTGACCCATACGGTGTGACCGAGGCCCTGATCCGCACCTGTTTGCTGAACGAGGAGGGAGATGAACCTGCGGATTACTAA
- the LOC139295967 gene encoding glutamine synthetase isoform X2, translated as MATSASATLSKAVKQQYMDLPQGDKVQAMYIWIDGTGEGLRCKTRTLDFEPKSIEDLPEWNFDGSSTYQAEGSNSDMYLIPAAMFRDPFRKDPNKLVLCEVQKYNETNLRITCKKVMEMVEDQHPWFGMEQEYTILGTDGHPFGWPSNGFPGPQGPYYCGVGADKAYGRDIVEAHYRACLYAGVQICGTNAEVMPAQWEFQVGPCEGINMGDHLWVARFLLHRVCEDFGVVASFDPKPIPGNWNGAGCHTNFSTKEMREDGGLKAIEDSIEKLGKRHSYHIRAYDPKGGLDNARRLTGHHETSNINEFSAGVANRGASIRIPRNVGQEKKGYFEDRRPSANCDPYGVTEALIRTCLLNEEGDEPADY; from the exons ATGGCCACGTCCGCCAGCGCCACATTGAGTAAAGCTGTCAAGCAGCAGTACATGGATCTCCCTCAGGGGGATAAAGTCCAAGCCATGTATATTTGGATTGATGGAACCGGAGAGGGGCTCCGGTGCAAAACCAGGACGCTGGATTTTGAGCCCAAGAGCATCGAAG aTCTGCCTGAGTGGAACTTTGATGGCTCCAGCACCTACCAGGCTGAGGGCTCCAACAGCGACATGTACCTGATTCCTGCTGCCATGTTCCGTGATCCATTCCGTAAAGACCCCAACAAGCTGGTCCTGTGTGAAGTGCAGAAGTACAACG AAACCAACCTCCGAATCACATGCAAGAAGGTGATGGAGATGGTGGAGGACCAGCATCCCTGGTTTGGCATGGAGCAGGAGTACACCATCCTGGGCACAGACGGACACCCTTTTGGCTGGCCATCTAATGGTTTCCCTGGACCACAAG GTCCATATTACTGTGGCGTGGGAGCTGACAAAGCCTATGGCAGAGATATAGTGGAGGCCCATTACAGAGCTTGTCTGTATGCTGGAGTCCAGATTTGTGGCACAAATGCAGAAGTGATGCCTGCACAg tgggaGTTCCAGGTTGGACCTTGTGAAGGGATCAACATGGGTGATCATCTGTGGGTGGCGCGCTTCCTCCTGCACCGTGTCTGTGAAGACTTTGGTGTTGTTGCCTCATTTGACCCCAAGCCAATCCCTGGTAACTGGAACGGTGCCGGCTGCCATACAAACTTTAGCACAAAGGAGATGCGGGAAGATGGTGGCTTAAA AGCCATTGAAGACTCCATTGAGAAGCTTGGGAAGAGGCACAGCTATCACATTCGTGCCTATGACCCCAAAGGGGGGCTCGACAACGCCCGCCGTCTCACCGGCCACCATGAAACCTCAAACATCAACGAATTCTCCGCGGGTGTGGCCAACCGCGGCGCCAGCATCCGCATTCCTCGCAACGTCGGCCAGGAGAAGAAGGGCTACTTTGAGGACCGCCGTCCGTCTGCCAACTGTGACCCATACGGTGTGACCGAGGCCCTGATCCGCACCTGTTTGCTGAACGAGGAGGGAGATGAACCTGCGGATTACTAA